Sequence from the Castanea sativa cultivar Marrone di Chiusa Pesio chromosome 12, ASM4071231v1 genome:
atgtaaaattcgatttttggacaatcgaaTTATAGCGAATTTgaacttagaaattttttttttccgcaactcgagttccacaaattttttttttttaagtttcaataaCCTATAACTTGATTATCCAAAAATCTAGTTTTAAATTGCAACTtgattttagaaaatcgagtttcaaaataggggcattTCCTTAAATAGTTTCAGACATGACGCATTTTACTGGAAAGTTTTGGCAAAAGGAACAAATGACCATTTTGGCCCTCAAAACTCACTCTATATCTTggattcaaaatgaaaaatgctagggactacaaaaacttacgaaatttttgccacaacttaTCATGTGGAGagttatgacaaaatttgtgtAATCTTTTGTTGTCCAAgcaattttcattcaaaatataGTCAAATCCTTTGTTGAATTAAGTATTTAAGACTCCCTATTGGGGCTCACCCCAGTGGTTTCTTCAatgcttttctttatttctttttgcaggCAATTGGTATTTGTCGTTCGAATTGAttatgcaagttttttttattatcaagagttttgataaaataatagattttttgtttttttggagaaatagaCAAATAGCAAAGAAGGAGGCAAGATTTGAGCTATAGACGTGAAACATCATAACCAACGCCATTACCACTAAAATATCACTTGAACCCCAATAATAAGGTAATTTTGATccttcaaaatcaaaacaatttatTAAACTAGAAGTTTATCATTCACACAAGGACTTTGGAAAATAACCTCCAAATTAAGGTATATTTTAACCATTGTTTTTACTTTGAGTACTGTTAAGGATAAATTTTCACATAATTATTGACATGATAAGTTGTGGttagaaaaaaattgtctagtattgacattatttttatgaaaattaattacacaactcaacaacaacaacaacaataataataataataatgaaaaaaaaaaattctgcattTTGCTCCTCTTAACCTatgtggggtggggggggggggggggaacctACTTTTTCTGTAGAAAAGAAGGAATAATGCTTCCAAAAGATTAATCAAAGTTTAGTGGGTACTGATGTCTTTTTTACAAGCTTTGCTGGAGTGTTGTGCTTTGattaaaaactaataacaaagGTGTCTAAATCTTTCCCTACAAAGGAAGGTGCTCTTTTTCAgctgataaaaaatatcaagagtTGACCAGTCAAAGGAACATTAAATGCTTTTTTTAATCACGTAGAGTAGTTTGAATGGGACGTGCATTGACTAATAGTTATCGTGTTCCCTTTCTTTGACTAAAAAGATAATATAGAAGTAACTACATGCATCTTTAACCAGGTCctgtggaaagaaaaaaaaagctctatttttatttttattttttgcgaAGTAgctcactttttttcttttttcttctttttcttttttatcttttggatgGAAGAAGAAGCTCAAATTTAAacatagacaaaaaaaaaaaaagcaaaaaagaaaaaaagagatgtAGCATAAATAACtcaatctaaaaataaatatatattcttttgaaagaattgatgataaagagaaattacaatgaagaagaagaaggaggtaGTAATCAAAGtactaagaagaagaagatgaagttgATTCGAATTTGTAGTATTTGTCGACGGCAACAGATACGTCCCAAGTGCAACTAAGTCCCTTTGGAATGGTTACAAGGTCTCCAGCACCAAACTCTACAAACTCAGATGAGCCTTTAGGGTATGCCTTCACCTTCCCTTTCACTAAATAACATATTTCTTCAGCATCAAACTTTAGCTGGTACTTTCCCGGTGAACAACCCCATCTATtttcatacacatacacacacaaataaaagaaataagcaaataagttatataatgaactgagagagagagagagagagaagcttaCTTGGGCCAGCCCTTGATGTTCAATTCAGATAGCTGGGATTCAGATGGGTTTCTTTCCACCAAAATTCTTAGGTTGGGTGAGGAACTTGAGTTGGACTCAGCAGCCATGAAAGAAGGCAATGTTTCAAATAGGAGTGATATAAAAGATGATAGCAGAGGAAGGAAAATTCTGggtttatcttttttcttttctttttcttttttttaatttttctgggAGTTGGAGTTGTACTTGGAGTTTGGTAATATGTCTTCTGGGATTTGAGAGTTTAGAGAGACGAAGAATCTAACACATGgaacaaaagaagaaggataAGAAGGATGTAATTTATAGGCAAGGGGTATGGCTATGGATGATTTCCGAACTCATTATTAGCCATTGACTTATTATATCGTGCCATGTCACATTCACAAatcatatttataattaattttctttaaatcttattttatgtttttaaatgcAATACATCTACTTCTTTTCATCTCATTAATTAGAAAAAGGATATTGACATCTCTCATCTCTTAGGAGCATCATTGTCCGGAGTTGTAAAACACCGgatatgttaaattttaacATCCAACTACTAAAAAGATGTATTATTTGTAGTTGTAAAAGCATTACTATCAGATATGCCAGCTGccatatttataattaattttctttaaatcttattttatattttttattgcaatcCATCTACTTCTTTTCATCTCATTAATTAGAAAAAGGATATTGACATCTCTCATCTCTTAGGAGCATCATTGTCCGGTGTTGTAAAACTCCGgatatgttaaattttaacATCCAACTACTAAGAAGATGTATTATTTGTAGTTGTAAAAGCATTACCATTAAGTATGCCAactgccaaatatttggcatttggcacaccaaacaccaaaaaatccTTCTCATGAGGTGTTctaaatcttataaattttaaCACGTATGAACAGTACCGTTCCATCTTTGGAACGGTACAGACAgatatgttaaaaaattatttttttattcacttcctctctcttcttttattacttttctttcttctctctcttacttttttcttctttctttctccgcCTCATGTTCAGTCACtccctctttcctttttcttcttctttcttctccagcATCTTCACCACATGGCTtcgggttcttttttttttttttttttttctctgcgcctctttctctctcttttattttttttattgtcactctctctctctctctcttcctgtCACGAAGACGAAGGCAATTCCGATTCGATATTCATGGATGTGCTGGAGGGACTTCGATGGTGGGGTCGTCGATGATTTGAAGCTCTGCTCGCCGATCTAAAGCTCTGCTCACCCAGTGGCAATCGCCGATTTTTGCTCGTTATCCTTCACAGCTCTTGCCACCGATGGTTGGTTGAGTTTGGTCATTGATCTATTGGATTGGGGTTTTGTTgaagattttgagtttttttttttttttttttaattttgttgaggtttttggatttggaatttgttgGAGGATCCGATGATTGTGGTTGTAGTTTGTGGCggtggttgttgttgtggcGGTGATTGTTGATTCTTAGGTGGTGGCGATTGCCACTGAGCTATGCATTTGTATATTTGCTgagttttgagaaaatatattatttaatgtactgtatatattattttaatatttagaatcaaagaatagaagatgtgataaattgtgaattgtaaaattgtgggttaaaataataaagttgcTTTTGGTGttttaaaatgacatttttttatagaagagcttgatgtgaatgctcagagcattctcatcaacaattgtaaaaaatttagcatttacaatttcaaaacattatttttacaattttaacacctcattttacaatataccaaacaccaaacattttatttaatttttacaatttcatttaaatattatttctttaatatatttattcattttttttacaacttcattcaagttttattctttctttaatagaAAGTGGGTCCCacctgaataaaaaaaataatatgagtTTTACAATTTGTGAACAATGCGGTCTCAAATTTGAGATTGCACTGTTCATCAATGCAAAATATTATGGCATTTAAAACACTTGATGAAAGTGATTTTTTAGagtttggtgtgtcaaatgccaaatatttggcatttgacacacttgatgagaatgctctaatagCATTCATATCcgatttctataaaaaaaattctattttaccatattaaaacctattttatcatttatttcaTACAATTTTATAACACCACTAAcattccaacttttattttcccatttaactcattaaaataatataaattacccaataaaataatactagcCTCATCTCACGCACTTCACGTGTGCgatgagggttttttttagcaaaaaaaagaaaaaaaaaactctatgtttttattatatagaatttttattttgtgaatctaatttataagtggataaagtaatttgaaaattaacaggagagtacttttctttagcaaaaaaaaaaaactgtatgtttttatttatatatataatttttattttgtgagtctaatttataagtggataaagtaatttaaaaattaacaggaaagtggccttattttttaggtaatgttttagtggaagttaaagttgcatttttactaaattatcatttagttttgtttctacttaaatataggagTGTAAGAgcatttttaaactaaaaattgaggaatccaaacaggaaaagctccttaaataatagtatagataatcTAATCTCTCTCACTCCGTTCTCTCCCTCGATCTGTTTATCTTTTCCTCACTGTCTCTTTCTTTCAACTACCCATTACCACCATCTCTACCCAGGGGCGGAGCTGTGTTGAAGCTTGGGGTCCAtggccccccaaaattttgaaaattttgaaattatatatataattactttagtatttttaaagtttagtctataaaaataagagttggccctccaaatatttgaattagtccaatgatactcttaaaaaaaataattggtctaatagttatagagatataactttattttttgcaattttattttttattgtaaaatgtgctcttatatctgttaaatatttgataaattttgccatcaaacatgtttgaatttatcttttttaaccCGTTATGTGGTGATTAATaagtcattgactcattaaaaaaatcttgtcactaaaactacacatgaaatgtGTCTTTAGTTGGCACATAATAGGTTAGaacaaaatagttttaaatatgTTTAGAGCCTAACTTATTTTAATGTCTTTAGTTGCTTGTTTTTGAAgttttcattagttcaattgaaagatttttttactttagtataaaatttgataatttatatttaaaatgaaactttttaagaattttactataaaaatgaaaaaaataaattttattttataaagatcGTCATCAAATATAactttgattgaaaatactttttttattttatttttagtgagtttatatatataacttatcaaataaaaaagtgtgtatatataataaaaaaaaacacacacacacatatatatatatatatatatatatatatatatatatataaaagctgaTAAATACATTAGTGCCAAAATTTGACCTCAAATAAAAATTCCTGAGCCCGACCCTGCCTCTACCACaagaaacccaccacc
This genomic interval carries:
- the LOC142618919 gene encoding uncharacterized protein LOC142618919, which codes for MAAESNSSSSPNLRILVERNPSESQLSELNIKGWPKWGCSPGKYQLKFDAEEICYLVKGKVKAYPKGSSEFVEFGAGDLVTIPKGLSCTWDVSVAVDKYYKFESTSSSSS